In one Culex quinquefasciatus strain JHB chromosome 2, VPISU_Cqui_1.0_pri_paternal, whole genome shotgun sequence genomic region, the following are encoded:
- the LOC6035877 gene encoding small glutamine-rich tetratricopeptide repeat-containing protein alpha, with amino-acid sequence MVENASKEPSESVATAPEKEGGKANLNLSADELKDEGNRCVKAGNFTEAILHYSHAIKLSPADPILYSNRSLAFLKQQQYFYANEDADRAIGLNPTWAKGYFRKAEVHMAVGHYDTALLSYGKALQLQPQDMGIIQAARKSAELSNQDVEREKRMPVMGAGIGCVVGMAIVMADMLLADKPTIRYTSLMVLVVLVVSAIGYGIAKLIRYYTKLQRKGLLDPPLNLLEDFLPTKEEDTENGGPNEHKPPRNRYSKAQARQRFKKGKT; translated from the exons ATGGTG GAAAACGCCAGCAAGGAACCGTCCGAATCGGTGGCGACGGCCCCCGAGAAAGAAGGGGGCAAAGCCAACCTGAACCTGTCGGCGGACGAGCTCAAGGATGAGGGCAACCGGTGCGTCAAGGCGGGCAACTTTACGGAAGCGATCCTTCACTACAGCCATGCCATCAAGCTGAGTCCGGCCGATCCGATCTTGTACAGCAATCGGTCCCTTGCGTTCCTCAAGCAGCAGCAGTACTTCTACGCCAACGAGGACGCGGACCGAGCGATCGGCCTGAACCCAACCTGGGCCAAGGGTTACTTCCGGAAGGCGGAGGTTCACATGGCCGTTGGCCACTACGACACGGCGCTGCTTTCGTACGGGAAGGCGCTCCAGTTGCAGCCCCAGGATATGGGCATCATACAGGCGGCCCGGAAGTCGGCCGAGCTGAGCAATCAGGACGTGGAGCGGGAAAAGCGGATGCCCGTGATGGGGGCTGGAATTGGGTGCGTCGTGGGGATGGCCATCGTGATGGCCGATATGCTGCTGGCGGACAAGCCGACGATTAGG TACACCTCACTGATGGTGCTCGTGGTGCTGGTGGTTTCCGCCATCGGTTACGGAATCGCCAAACTGATCCGCTACTACACAAAGCTGCAACGAAAGGGACTGCTCGACCCGCCGCTCAATCTTTTAGAAG acTTTCTACCAACCAAAGAGGAGGACACGGAAAATGGAGGCCCAAACGAGCACAAACCCCCGCGGAACCGGTACTCAAAGGCCCAAGCTCGGCAGCGTTTCAAAAAGGGCAAAACATAA